In one window of Rhinoderma darwinii isolate aRhiDar2 chromosome 7, aRhiDar2.hap1, whole genome shotgun sequence DNA:
- the TMEM275 gene encoding transmembrane protein 275 — translation MFTDKSNSSLAQKPVQKKTRPHGLPSPALCCACGLCIMLAGINITLVGAFAFGTFLPVNNPPIIIGPILLVVALAFFGACCICSRRPPAHGNRKCKPGANIGFIKPGNAAFEIETSEHTVQDTTAVQLSPTNSLVSSRKSTPVHENAKMCKLFTMEGAGPAAKFSAGGESIQLNLPRDPVT, via the coding sequence ATGTTTACAGACAAAAGTAATTCATCACTGGCTCAGAAACCTGTGCAAAAGAAGACCCGTCCCCACGGCCTGCCCTCCCCGGCCCTGTGCTGCGCCTGCGGCCTCTGCATCATGTTGGCTGGAATCAACATTACTTTGGTTGGTGCCTTTGCTTTTGGGACATTTCTACCAGTGAACAACCCACCGATAATCATTGGACCCATTTTATTAGTCGTTGCATTAGCATTTTTTGGGGCTTGCTGCATCTGCAGCCGGAGGCCCCCTGCCCATGGCAACAGAAAGTGTAAACCGGGGGCTAATATTGGTTTTATTAAGCCAGGAAATGCAGCCTTTGAGATTGAGACAAGTGAGCACACGGTGCAGGACACCACGGCCGTCCAGCTCAGCCCCACCAATTCCCTGGTGTCTTCTCGGAAATCTACTCCTGTGCACGAAAACGCTAAAATGTGCAAACTCTTCACTATGGAGGGCGCTGGTCCGGCTGCTAAATTCAGTGCCGGTGGAGAATCTATACAGCTGAATCTACCGAGAGACCCCGTCACCTAA